The genomic region TCCCGACACCCGCTCTCGACGAGCGATTCGTCGTCGACCATCACTCGCGCCGTTGTGTGTTTGCCCGTCAGTTCGAGTACCATTGGTGTCATAGCGTAATTGCATCGAGGGTTTGAACCTCACGGTGGCCCGGGACCAGTTGGCACTCCACCGAATAGTACATAAAAACCCATGACCGAACGGGTGGATACACACTCAATCGCTGATATTTCCCTTCTCGAACCCTGAAAGCGGTTTTCAGTTGATGGGAGCGCTCTCCTGTTTATATGCTCCTTGCCCGCTCAGGTATACATGTGAGGTGACACAGATGTCCTATCAAGCGGCGAACCCCTTGGCAGACGAGTTCGAGTTCGAGCTCGGCGGGGCCTGGACCGCGTACTGGCTGGCGTTCCTGCGTGTCGTAACCGGCTGGTGGTTCTTCCACGCAGGCGTAACGAAGCTCATCGAGGACGGGCTGGCCTACACCTACGGGCCGGCGTACCTCAAACAGATGACTGGCACGGCGCTCGGTCCAATCCCTGTGCTGATGGGCGAACACCTGGGCTGGCTCATTCAGGCGATGGTCCCGCTGGGCGAGACGCTCATCGGGCTCGGACTGATGGTCGGCGCGCTGGTCCGGCTCGCATCCGTGTTCGGGGTCTTCTTCATGGCACTGTTCTGGATCGGCAACGCGAGCTTCGGCCACGGACTGGTCAACAGCGACTTCATGGGCCTGCTGCTGTTCATGACGATGATCGTGCTGGCCACCGGCCGCTACTACGGCCTCGACGCGGTCATCGAGAAGACCAAACTGGTCAAACGACACCCGAAACTCCGGTACCTGCTCGGTTAACGAGGTGACACACAATGCAACAACACACCACCGTCATCGACAAAGCGGCGATGGCACTCAGCGGCGGACTGATGCTGCTGGGCGTCGTCGTCCTCGGTCTCGTGGAGATACTGGCGGGTAAGCCCTACAGCGCGGCACCGCTGACGAACGACGCGGGCGAGATCATCGCGACGCCGATGATCGATCCGACGCTCCGGACCGGGCTGGTCCTGGCCGGCATCCTGGTCCTGGCCCTGTACGGGCTCTACAAGCTCGTCGCCCCAATGAAAGAGGGGCCGGCCACGACACAGCAAGACGTAACGGCGGACTGAGCAATTGTCGTTTTCGCTGTTGTGACTCGATACGTCGCCTCTGTCGACAGAAGTGTTAATGGGTGCCGTTCCACCCCACCAAGTCCCCACTGACAATGTATTTACTGTGACCATATTAATCAAGTGGGGTAGTTTCGTATTC from Haloarcula rubripromontorii harbors:
- a CDS encoding DoxX family membrane protein gives rise to the protein MSYQAANPLADEFEFELGGAWTAYWLAFLRVVTGWWFFHAGVTKLIEDGLAYTYGPAYLKQMTGTALGPIPVLMGEHLGWLIQAMVPLGETLIGLGLMVGALVRLASVFGVFFMALFWIGNASFGHGLVNSDFMGLLLFMTMIVLATGRYYGLDAVIEKTKLVKRHPKLRYLLG